The Porites lutea chromosome 4, jaPorLute2.1, whole genome shotgun sequence genome contains a region encoding:
- the LOC140935946 gene encoding uncharacterized protein, with protein sequence MEWRTKSKQILSKLILEEDEGAMKPTISTISSDWIKAEKELNGFVIAEHEFLGVKLKTSVIAIKNLKSTNIKFRILNKIEYEPFMEESERRVADIVQVFPKEFLFDPSAELVLNLPSCVASKSCGQLVCLYCCNALVRHGVKQLKWKPLDSFSFHVNESRTEAKIICKKSGLYTIKVTQHPQVTKNLDIYTECEVALKEFPGIKIKFPGGCVARKTPVTLEAISNKDLYSVPTPLPVSPRSLGSWRPPQRCKLEDLDSTDMVDITSSPVVLIRPSRLRFTRPVQLTLPLLGEYFEVFFSRENTRIAVLQSKVLDEETVLWKHHYSTPEIETSEDGVKVASFLITKGGLYKLVRRISNQNPRHVEQISGCISRELCYDANNNFVTTSLRGLLTEIAEPGKQFVLRIALFDSSQPKNADPCFISEVCSQPLSLPLGKTRFLVRGSFEPDRDAADHTEERTVMFTGKTTFVDFYLKLRLSDPTKLPDVIGKVSVHGAGDVQFYINLHKPIQIRELDNFNDKSRIREKRRKPKPLIKRQTVAEFSSLRKMAELDDDYVSSSPGASGIFRRSLPMLSETPFEFSEMHSPCTSPPLTATLPEIHHSKSSQAHSILLSEFEEDREELR encoded by the exons ATGGAGTGGCGAACCAAGTCAAAACAAATCTTAAGCAAATTGATATTGGAAGAGGACGAGGGTGCAATGAAGCCGACGATAAG TACAATCTCAAGTGATTGGATCAAAGCGGAAAAGGAATTGAATGGATTTGTCATAGCAGAACATGAATTTCTTGGAGTTAAGCTTAAGACCTCAGTTATCGCCATCAAAAACTtaaaatcgacaaatattaagtTCAGAATTCTTAATAAAATCGAATACGAGCCATTTATGGAGGAAAGCGAGAGGAGAGTTGCGGACATCGTGCAAGTCTTTCCAAAGGAATTCCTTTTTGATCCCTCAGCAGAGCTTGTATTAAATCTTCCAAGTTGCGTGGCTTCTAAGTCATGTGGACAGTTAGTCTGCCTTTACTGTTGTAATGCGTTGGTGCGACATGGAGTTAAACAGCTAAAATGGAAGCCGCTGGACTCTTTCTCTTTTCACGTAAATGAGAGCAGAACTGAAGCAAAAATCATTTGTAAGAAAAGTGGGCTCTACACAATTAAGGTCACCCAACATCCACAAGTTACCAAAAACCTGGATATTTACACGGAATGCGAGGTTGCCCTTAAGGAGTTTCCAGGgattaaaatcaaatttcctGGTGGATGTGTAGCTCGCAAAACTCCAGTAACATTAGAAGCCATTAGCAACAAAGACTTGTATAGTGTACCAACTCCATTACCAGTCTCCCCGAGATCACTCGGCTCCTGGCGGCCGCCACAGCGCTGTAAACTGGAGGACCTGGACTCGACCGATATGGTTGACATTACATCCAGTCCTGTTGTTCTCATTCGTCCTTCAAGACTCCGTTTTACGCGCCCTGTTCAATTAACACTACCTCTACTTGGAGAATATTTTGAGGTCTTCTTTTCCAGAGAAAATACCAGGATTGCTGTGCTTCAGAGCAAAGTATTGGACGAAGAAACAGTCTTATGGAAACATCACTATAGCACACCTGAG ATTGAGACTTCTGAAGACGGCGTGAAAGTGGCTTCATTCTTGATTACAAAAGGAGGCCTTTACAAGCTTGTGCGAAGGATATCAAACCAGAACCCGCGACACGTCGAACAGATTTCGGGTTGCATTTCAAGAGAACTTTGTTACGATGCCAACAACAACTTTGTCACCACCTCGTTACGAGGTCTCCTAACTGAAATTGCGGAACCTGGAAAACAGTTTGTCTTAAGGATTGCCCTGTTTGATAGTTCTCAGCCTAAAAACGCTGACCCTTGCTTTATCTCTGAAGTCTGCTCTCAACCGCTCTCCCTACCGCTTGGCAAAACACGATTTCTTGTGCGAGGCAGCTTTGAGCCCGATAGGGATGCCGCTGACCACACAGAAGAGCGTACCGTTATGTTCACGGGCAAGACCACGTTTGTGGATTTCTACTTGAAGTTGAGACTTAGTGATCCAACCAAACTCCCGGATGTCATTGGCAAGGTATCGGTGCACGGGGCTGGAGATGTGCAGTTCTACATTAACCTACACAAACCGATTCAG ATAAGGGAGCTGGATAATTTCAACGACAAGTCCAGAATTCGAGAGAAGAGGAGGAAACCCAAGCCCCTGATAAAGCGACAAACGGTAGCCGAATTTTCTTCTTTAAGAAAAATGGCAGAACTCG aTGATGACTATGTCTCTTCTTCTCCTGGTGCAAGTGGGATATTCCGCCGATCCCTTCCGATGCTTTCCGAGACACCTTTCGAGTTTTCCGAAATGCACTCGCCCTGCACGTCTCCTCCGCTTACAGCAACTCTGCCAGAGATCCATCACTCTAAGTCAAGTCAAGCGCATAGCATTCTATTAAGTGAGTTCGAGGAAGACCGGGAGGAACTTAGATAG
- the LOC140935907 gene encoding uncharacterized protein, whose product MSCCAAKTAEDRLEPYELRTLYVRQIKRLAQRGLFGQAISVFRELSKNLGVTAATKRLSNMAISDLLNAREFPVDREAYRYLDRLHEALFFKNERQASHMCNLFIKHFDFDPPSDVANDLEEANKETLAKSGLSVITICGMDLSSKKKLKKLKELLSRCPEVKKIELVFCSLTNERLLELFEAMMNLKCLLFLGLRGNKLDNRVVFKLHKLLEEPDNFPALVWTDFRNNKGIITISGAFVQLLMQRRLTFNAEKAETPDERVDISVQDAMNGKVC is encoded by the exons ATGTCTTGTTGCGCAGCGAAAACAGCGGAAGATAGACTAGAACCTTACGAACTTCGAACACTGTACGTTAGGCAGATTAAAAGACTCGCTCAGAGGGGACTATTTGGGCAAGCTATAAGCGTGTTCAGAGAG CTCTCAAAAAACCTTGGAGTAACTGCTGCGACAAAAAGATTAAGTAATATGGCAATATCTGATCTTCTAAATGCCAGGGAATTCCCTGTTGATAGAGAAGCATATCGATATTTAGATAG GCTTCACGAAgctcttttctttaaaaacgaaCGCCAAGCCAGCCACATGTGTAACCTGTTCATAAAACATTTCGATTTCGATCCACCAAGTGATGTTGCAAATGATTTGGAAGAAGCTAATAAAGAGACACTGGCAAAGTCCGGTTTGTCAGTCATAACCATATGTGGAATGGATTTATCATCaaagaaaaaactaaagaaGCTTAAAGAGTTGTTGTCAAGATGTCCTGAGGTTAAGAAGATAGAGTTGGTGTTCTGTTCCCTGACCAACGAACGTCTTCTCGAGTTATTTGAGGCAATGATGAATCTGAAATGTTTACTCTTTTTAG GTTTGCGTGGCAACAAACTTGATAACAGAGTCGTTTTCAAGCTTCATAAATTATTGGAAGAACCGGACAATTTCCCTGCTCTGGTATGGACAGACTTCCGAAACAACAAAGGGATTATTACTATTTCAGGAGCCTTCGTACAGCTTTTAATGCAAAGGAGGTTAACGTTTAACGCTGAAAAAGCGGAGACACCAGATGAAAGAGTGGACATCAGTGTTCAAGATGCCATGAACGGAAAAGTGTGTTAG
- the LOC140935592 gene encoding uncharacterized protein, with translation MPRRHSFDNVSINQAPSVRSTCSSASSTIKRVDSTLALLRPEGRLDEEDETQSFTSSHWDTDLEDDDLSDEDETQSAKKSYLRVCEDLGVTPVSRFEREIGQDEIKINHRFLREMGTRAITSVLLGNKTTSSLHVAFNELNIKGGICIGKLLSKNRVLTELNLANNKIRREGINAIAEALPSNSVIRKLDLSGNGLEDKDAEMLAEGIENNSSLLCVNLSYNKLSEASGVFFGNALTYNNSVLELDLSWNHIRRGGAEAIAKSLRYNDSLEKLDLSWNGFDDIGTVEFGESLKRNSTIKELNLSNNRLSDEGLKNISKGLEGSEKLEKLNLNHNLIFNACQGVNKIFEMLNKNGAPALKFLGILNIKLDHDCEVLLKKVLEKRGKSLVVHHGCKKRDTFVSKKKETNPFDFLKVYLNKNKIHASDLFKRLDPDCQFRDSLSREDFIDGMKRLKVMSDFYLDKLVDMLDEDGDGEIDYSEFVKMY, from the coding sequence ATGCCACGAAGACATTCATTTGACAACGTTTCGATCAACCAAGCACCGAGTGTGCGCTCAACGTGTTCAAGTGCTTCAAGTACAATAAAACGAGTGGATTCAACTCTTGCTCTCCTGAGGCCAGAAGGAAGACTCGATGAGGAGGACGAGACACAGTCGTTCACAAGCTCACACTGGGACACAGACCTCGAAGATGATGATCTTTCCGATGAGGATGAAACTCAGTCCGCTAAGAAATCGTATCTGAGGGTATGTGAAGATTTGGGGGTTACCCCGGTGTCCAGATTCGAGAGGGAAATTGGACAAGATGAAATAAAGATTAATCATCGATTTCTGAGAGAGATGGGCACTAGAGCGATTACCTCAGTTCTCCTAGGAAACAAAACAACTTCCAGTTTACACGTGGCATTTAACGAGCTTAATATAAAGGGTGGAATATGCATTGGGAAACTGTTGTCCAAGAATAGGGTTCTCACTGAACTAAATCTGGCGAACAACAAAATCAGACGAGAAGGGATCAACGCCATAGCAGAAGCTTTACCAAGTAACTCTGTCATAAGAAAGCTAGATCTCTCTGGTAATGGGTTGGAAGACAAGGATGCTGAGATGCTGGCTGAAGGCATCGAGAACAACAGTTCTTTGCTTTGCGTGAACCTTAGTTACAACAAGCTTTCGGAGGCTTCTGgagttttctttggaaatgcCCTTACTTACAACAACTCCGTTCTTGAACTGGATTTAAGCTGGAATCACATTCGTAGGGGTGGAGCAGAGGCCATTGCTAAGAGCCTACGATACAACGACTCGTTGGAAAAATTGGATCTTTCTTGGAATGGATTTGACGACATTGGTACTGTAGAATTCGGGGAATCTTTGAAACGAAATTCAACGATCAAAGAATTAAACTTGAGTAACAACCGGCTCTCAGATGAAggcttaaaaaacatttcaaaaggaCTGGAAGGGAGTGAAAAATTAGAGAAACTGAACCTTAACCACAATTTAATTTTCAACGCTTGTCAAGGAGTAAACAAGATCTTTGAAATGTTAAACAAGAATGGTGCTCCAGCGTTGAAGTTTCTGGGAATTCTGAACATAAAGCTGGACCATGACTGCGAAGTTTTACTTAAAAAAGTTTTGGAAAAGCGGGGAAAGAGCTTGGTGGTCCATCACGGCTGCAAAAAGAGGGACACATTTGTGAGCAAGAAGAAGGAGACGAATCCTTTTGATTTCCTTAAAGTATACCTAAATAAAAACAAGATTCACGCTTCGGATTTGTTCAAGCGCTTGGATCCTGACTGTCAGTTCCGTGATAGCCTGTCTAGAGAGGATTTCATTGACGGAATGAAGCGTCTAAAGGTTATGAGTGACTTCTATCTTGACAAGCTTGTGGATATGCTCGATGAGGATGGAGATGGAGAAATTGATTACAGTGAATTTGTCAAGATGTATTAG
- the LOC140935593 gene encoding uncharacterized protein, with amino-acid sequence MTWSNFGDSVRLLFCLLCLFACNRSVKPRPFPEDGGTVTQTGEPSHFQVDDKAAEIEVNANPAGVKVNAKPASLQVVAKPGTPAVPIFHPSIHLAQHYAPPPVVHHHPAVFYHGCFHFPYCNNWFYNGIKREKFPKPRKDEVNVRTHKSDIPRAHKHKKGIRSRKRQFIFAAPQLIQPSSLGALRSLNAYRGLSYTPVRQFLPLNSILGPYNFGQNSQARMFASPGQLATQQSLQETGLTRGLIPTAAGYPENSEALSGYQRLNSDSNSLASLYNAILRQRSMLSAAQSLRYGSVLGVGGASRFSAESGLGYVPSTLGASQYNEAMMGYGNANVPSPLSQLYRSQSYPLQGLLGSSLGYQQSMFPYLSLPPMLQRSPLVSRSKVPGASLKKKKKPIRDKILKEKRKIDVKRQTLLEPILPEESGNVDDLLQDGTSEDYKRQFILTPALETLQQVQPLQAMVTQPSAQPQLRQLQLQQLMQEQPISAQSLAVQPVGMQTVPGLQSAGMQQLGMSGYQQLGNLLPLESTPLRYMTSSLVSPLENSDVGPSSALSSRTISPLTSRMMSTTLAPADLMPSLVSNGLTRPQNVLGSIRSFSPKTLFQDRSFFHHPSLTYGYPSLSRRLFRQPQFRRRLHDFREYGLDASEPEVLGREEITQGGSYTTERIPNSDGETLVNSPVGFGPITVEAKTAEGARAAQLAGEDKRQSIRKPVGQNHTDIPRNRSLT; translated from the exons ATGACATGGTCTAATTTTGGTGATAGCGTTCGGTTGctattttgtcttctttgtttgttcgctTGTAATAGAAGCGTTAAACCAAGACCATTCCCTGAGGATGGTGGCACAGTGACTCAGACCGGTGAACCGTCGCATTTTCAAGTCGACGACAAGGCCGCCGAGATCGAAGTAAATGCGAATCCCGCTGGGGTAAAAGTCAACGCTAAGCCGGCTTCTCTTCAAGTTGTAGCCAAACCCGGTACTCCGGCTGTTCCAATATTTCATCCATCGATTCATCTGGCACAACATTATGCACCGCCACCGGTCGTTCATCACCATCCAGCCGTATTTTACCACGGTTGCTTTCACTTTCCTTACTGTAACAATTGGTTCTACAATGGAATCAAGCGAGAGAAGTTCCCAAAGCCCAGAAAAGATGAAGTCAATGTCAGAACCCACAAATCTGACATACCCCGAGCACACAAACACAAAAAGGGAATCAGATCTCGCAAGCGCCAATTCATCTTCGCCGCCCCTCAGCTTATTCAACCGTCATCGTTGGGTGCTCTGCGCAGTCTTAATGCTTATAGAGGCTTATCATATACCCCCGTCCGTCAGTTTTTACCGTTAAATTCTATCCTAGGGCCTTACAATTTCGGGCAAAATTCCCAGGCCCGCATGTTTGCATCACCGGGACAGCTAGCCACGCAGCAGAGTCTCCAAGAGACTGGCCTGACAAGAGGACTTATTCCAACAGCTGCAGGTTATCCAGAGAATTCCGAGGCTCTGAGTGGTTACCAAAGACTTAACAGCGATTCAAATAGCCTGGCCTCCTTGTACAATGCTATTTTAAGACAAAGAAGCATGCTGAGCGCGGCGCAAAGTTTAAGATATGGAAGTGTATTGGGTGTTGGTGGCGCATCCCGTTTCAGTGCGGAGAGTGGGTTGGGGTACGTTCCTTCAACGTTAGGAGCAAGTCAGTACAACGAAGCGATGATGGGTTATGGGAATGCAAACGTTCCTTCGCCATTATCCCAGCTTTACAGGTCACAAAGCTACCCTCTCCAGGGATTACTTG GATCTTCACTAGGCTACCAGCAATCCATGTTCCCTTACCTCTCACTTCCACCCATGTTGCAGCGATCTCCATTAGTGAGCAGATCCAAGGTCCCCGGAGCGtcattaaagaagaaaaagaaaccaattAGAGATAagattttaaaggaaaaaaggaaaattgacgTTAAACGCCAAACTCTGCTAGAGCCAATTTTGCCGGAAGAATCTGGAAATGTTGATGATTTGTTACAGGACGGGACATCAGAAGATTACAAGAGACAGTTCATTCTGACTCCAGCTCTGGAGACGCTCCAGCAAGTGCAACCGTTACAGGCTATGGTCACTCAGCCATCCGCACAGCCACAATTACGTCAGCTTCAACTGCAGCAGCTGATGCAAGAGCAGCCTATCTCAGCACAGTCCTTAGCAGTCCAGCCGGTGGGAATGCAGACAGTACCTGGGTTGCAGTCTGCAGGCATGCAGCAGCTGGGTATGTCAGGATATCAACAGCTTGGAAACCTTCTTCCCTTAGAGTCAACGCCACTCCGTTATATGACATCGTCTCTTGTGTCACCCTTGGAAAATTCCGATGTCGGGCCATCTTCTGCGTTATCGTCTCGCACGATTTCACCATTAACGTCACGTATGATGTCCACAACCCTCGCTCCTGCAGACTTAATGCCGTCGTTAGTTTCCAATGGTCTTACACGCCCTCAAAATGTCTTAGGTTCGATTCGAAGTTTTTCTCcaaaaactttatttcaagACAGATCGTTCTTCCATCATCCTTCTCTGACATACGGATACCCATCGTTGTCAAGAAGACTTTTTCGGCAACCTCAGTTTCGCAGACGATTGCACGATTTCCGAGAGTATGGCTTGGATGCATCGGAGCCAGAAGTTTTAGGACGCGAAGAAATCACACAGGGAGGATCATACACAACGGAGCGCATTCCTAACTCTGATGGAGAGACGCTTGTTAATTCACCTGTAGGATTTGGACCCATAACAGTTGAAGCGAAAACAGCTGAAGGGGCGAGGGCTGCACAGCTAGCTGGAGAGGATAAAAGACAAAGTATCAGGAAACCAGTGGGACAAAATCACACAGACATACCACGGAATAGATCGTTGACATAA
- the LOC140933482 gene encoding uncharacterized protein: protein MVAFRGLWLCVIGALLFSLTTGVYSKKAKEKRSPSKNTVRYTVHEKPPELVVNADPEGVKVQAKPSKLQVIAYPHLQGFSPYEHTAVLGPHSPPVNIGPNAPPVHIGPHVPAVHLSPRIPNLQYGTNAPLLHVRPRVPFVHMTPPVHSVNALTGPPVHVMSPSTVYHQPPLVFHQPHFSYPTAGFPTPGGFGGFGAGFGGFGAAPGFYGRSTIPENDDEDDEDNDKDTGSESSRKKGKSKREVVSQKVKRQWFGWHPFPHTVNVGPHTPPIHVGPHYPPVHIGPHVPAVHIGPHVPVINVPSHVPAIHVRPHVPAVHLGPPIPIINAGNHFPAVHVTSPPTIYHRPPIVIHQPHIVHPYGGWKKRSKIAKAVNSKEEDSKKVNGDEAEQASGDEEVKEENKNKTVEDKPAEQIESSGETEKLQPVEEKKVSTRSVSDDVRPKRQMFSNANSGPNGDSVIFVHPSEHGAASPGGLGELGGSHGNPLEGGNPAEPFGDLSSKAFGEGFNPSSFSEGGQGGEMGPGADSLAGLAGASLGGAAGLGGNEGPPMGANSFSEAGGLGGLGGQGAPEGELPGGLGGLGGGMASQMTGGLGAEEARSAVPRSFIPRSFRKAKTGYLTRKPLDEGLNAAIVKKTEIPQPEQ, encoded by the coding sequence ATGGTGGCCTTTCGGGGATTGTGGCTATGTGTAATTGGGGCACTGCTATTTAGTTTAACCACCGGAGTTTATTCAAAGAaggcaaaagaaaaacgaaGCCCAAGCAAAAACACAGTTCGCTACACCGTTCACGAAAAACCACCAGAGCTTGTTGTGAACGCTGATCCCGAGGGAGTGAAGGTTCAAGCCAAACCTTCAAAGCTTCAAGTTATTGCTTACCCTCATTTACAGGGATTTAGCCCGTACGAGCATACAGCCGTATTAGGTCCTCATAGTCCTCCAGTAAATATTGGTCCAAATGCACCTCCGGTACACATTGGACCACATGTTCCCGCTGTTCATCTTAGTCCTCGAATTCCAAACCTCCAATATGGTACAAACGCGCCTCTTCTACACGTAAGACCTCGTGTTCCATTTGTTCATATGACTCCTCCTGTCCACTCTGTAAACGCCTTAACTGGACCCCCAGTGCATGTAATGTCGCCATCGACCGTGTATCATCAACCACCCCTTGTGTTTCACCAACCACATTTTAGCTATCCTACAGCAGGATTTCCGACACCAGGCGGATTTGGTGGGTTTGGGGCAGGTTTTGGTGGTTTTGGTGCAGCACCTGGTTTCTATGGACGTTCTACGATACCTGAAAACGATGATGAAGACGACGAAGACAATGACAAAGATACGGGAAGTGAATCAAGCAGGAAAAAAGGCAAATCAAAGCGTGAAGTTGTTTCTCAAAAAGTCAAGCGACAGTGGTTTGGGTGGCATCCGTTCCCTCACACCGTGAACGTAGGACCTCACACACCACCTATCCATGTTGGCCCACATTATCCTCCCGTCCATATTGGACCACATGTCCCTGCAGTCCATATCGGACCTCACGTTCCAGTGATAAATGTCCCATCTCATGTTCCAGCTATTCATGTACGACCTCATGTTCCTGCTGTTCATCTTGGGCCCCCAATTCCTATCATAAATGCTGGAAACCATTTCCCTGCGGTGCACGTAACTTCACCTCCAACAATCTATCATCGTCCTCCAATAGTTATACATCAGCCCCACATCGTTCACCCATATGGCGGTTggaaaaagaggtcaaagaTAGCAAAAGCTGTGAATTCAAAAGAGGAGGATTCTAAGAAGGTTAATGGGGATGAGGCTGAACAAGCCAGTGGAgatgaagaagtaaaagaagaaaacaaaaacaagacgGTTGAGGATAAGCCCGCTGAACAGATCGAATCGAGTGGAGAAACGGAAAAACTTCAACCAGTTGAGGAAAAGAAAGTAAGCACAAGGTCTGTAAGCGACGATGTTAGACCAAAGCGTCAGATGTTCTCCAATGCTAACTCCGGACCAAATGGTGATTCAGTAATATTTGTTCACCCGAGCGAACACGGTGCAGCCAGTCCTGGGGGACTAGGTGAATTGGGAGGTAGTCATGGGAATCCGTTGGAAGGTGGTAACCCAGCTGAGCCTTTTGGAGATTTGTCTTCAAAGGCATTTGGAGAGGGATTTAATCCCAGCTCATTCTCAGAAGGAGGCCAAGGAGGGGAAATGGGTCCCGGCGCGGATAGCCTAGCTGGACTCGCAGGAGCAAGTCTTGGAGGAGCAGCAGGTCTAGGGGGAAATGAAGGGCCACCTATGGGCGCCAACAGCTTCTCTGAGGCTGGAGGCTTAGGTGGTCTTGGCGGACAGGGTGCTCCTGAAGGAGAATTACCTGGAGGTCTTGGAGGGCTAGGTGGTGGAATGGCATCACAAATGACAGGAGGTCTAGGGGCAGAAGAAGCGAGATCGGCTGTCCCACGTTCGTTTATTCCTAGAAGTTTTAGGAAGGCAAAGACAGGCTACCTCACACGGAAACCTCTTGATGAAGGGCTGAATGCCGCCATTGTAAAGAAAACAGAGATTCCGCAACCAGAACAGTAG